From Geotalea uraniireducens Rf4:
CCGATAACCGGGCAAGAGAAATTCAAGCATCTCTTTGAACTTGTTCAGGAAAATCCGTGTTTCCTCATATTTCAGCACGTAATCGCGTACATTCGGATTGAGACCGGAAAATTCCTTCAGTTCAGGCACAAAATAGGGATTCGGCAAAAAACGTACGTCCATAACCAGATCCGATTCGAGGGGGATGCCGTATCGGTAACCAAAAGACTGGAGATGGATCGTCATCTCCCTACCACCATGGTTCCCCTTGACATGTGAGATAACCAGTTCCCTCAACTGATGGACGTTCAGTTCGGAAGTATCGATTATCATGGTCGCAAGTCTGCGCAACCCTGCCAGTTGTTCGCGCTCGTAACGTATCCCCTCCGGCACGGAACCACTCTCCATGGCTGGATGACGGCGCCGGGTTTCTGAAAAACGGCGGATGAGCACCTCATCGGTGGCATCGAAAAAAAGAATCTCGACGAAATGTCCGGCTTCGCTTATTTCCTGAAAAACCTTTTCATACCCTGCATGAAAATCCCGGCCTCGAATATCCATTACCAGCGCCACGTCGCGCACCCGCTCCTTTGCCTTGTCAACAAGCTCGACAAAGGTAGGAAAGAGCATTACTGGCAGATTGTCCTGGCAAAAGAAACCTTCGTCTTCCAGAGCGCGCACCGCCGTGGACTTCCCGGAACCGGAAAGGCCAGTGATAATAAGGATTCGCAACTTATTCCACCTCGTTTCCCAAAGGACGGACTTCCATACGCGCAAGCAGCCTTTCATGGAAATCCCGGGCAGAATAATATCCCATTCCTTTAAGCAGGAAATTCCTGGCCGCCACTTCTATTATTGAGGTAAGGTTTCGTCCAGGCCGGACCGGGATCTTCAGATGGGGAAGTTCGACTCCGAGAATGGCGTAAACCTGGTCGTCAATTCCAAGACGTTCGTACTCCTGGTCAGGGTCCCATTCCACAAGTTCCAGAACCATATCGATAATTTTTTTTTCTCGGATGGAAGAAACACCGTAGAGATCCTTGACATTTATAATACCTAGCCCGCGGATTTCCATGTGGTATTGAATCGTCTCTCCAGCCTGTCCCACCAATGCAGCAGGCATTTTTTTCTTGATATGGATAATGTCGTCGGCAACGAGGCGGTGACCGCGAATTACCAGGTCAAGGGCACACTCGCTTTTACCGATGCCGCTTTTACCGAGAAGAAGCACTCCCACTCCGAGCACATCAACCAGAACGCCGTGAATGTGGGTGGTGGGAAGAAGGCTTTCCTCCATGAACTTGGTAATCAGGGAAATAAATGTGGACGACTGGTGAGGAGTCCCCAGCAGCGGGATTCCAGCCTCCTCGGCAGCTTTTTTCAAAAAAGCGGGAGGGACCAACCCTTTGGTGATGATAAAACAGGAGATGGGAAAGGAACAGAGTTTGCCTATATGCAAGGCAGCCAGATCTTCGGGGATCTGCCTCAGGTACGATATTTCCGTATTGCCGAGCACCTGTACCCGATCCGGGTGCAGGTGCTCGGTATAACCGGTAAGAGCCAGACCCGGTTTCTGAATGCGTGAGCTGTAGAGCCGGTGTGAAAGCCCACTTTCACCCGCGATCAGATTGAGATCAAGGCCATATGCCTGATCTTCAAGCAGGTCTTTGATGGAAAGGCTGATCGTGTTCAATAGCAGCTGTCCTGTTCTCTGATTACATTGTAAATAGCGGCGGCATCCGCAGCATCCAAAAGCCTCTTACGGGTTGCAGGGTCTTTCAGGATTCTGGAGATCCGTGCCAACATTTTCAGATGTATCCCAACAGCCTCGTCAGGAGCGACCAGGAGAAAAAACAGTTGCGCAGGTCGGCCGTCAAGTGAATTGAAATCTACCCCAGCCAGGCTGCGGCCAAAGACAAGCACAAGCTCTTTGGCGTTCTTGACCTTGCCGTGTGGAATTGCAACGCCATCTCCAATGCCGGTGCTCCCGAGCCTTTCACGTTCCTGCAGAATCTTGCAAAGTTCCGCGCGATTGAGCCCCGGATTGCGTTCTTCCACCTTTGCAGCAAGCTCGGCGAGAACTTGATCTTTCTGATCGGAGGTGAGGTCGGGAATGATATCTTCCGGCTGCAGAAAGCCGATAATATTGATCCTCCCCACGACTGCGGCTACTCTTTATTCGGTTCTATGAGGCCGTAATTGCCATCCTTACGGCGATAGATAACGTTGATGTTTTCTGTAGCAGCCTCTGTATAGACCAGAAAATCCTTGTGCAGGAGATCCATCTGCATAACCGCCTCTTCCACGGACATGGGCTTGAGGGAAAAGGTCTTGGTTCTGATGATGACCGGTTCTCTCTGCTGTTCGATACTTTCAGCCTCGACGATACTTTTCTGAACCAGACGCTCGCGGGTGTCAGTAGCCGGCTTATGGGCCTTGATCCGCTCCTTGTAACGCCGCAGTTGCCGCTCGATTTTATCTACCACCGCATCGACCGCTGCATACATGTCGTTGGTCTCTTCCGAAGCCTTCATGGTAATTCCCTTGGCTGTAATGGTCACCTCCGCACTATGGCGGATTTTCTCCACAGTCAGGAAGACTTGGGCCACGATCGGCTCATCAATATATTTTTTGACCCTTTCCAGTTTTTCCTCAGCGTAGCTTTTAAGGGGATCACTCGGCTCCATGTGTCTGAATGTTGTTGTTATCTGCATACTATTTACCTCCCGTCGTTTATTGTAAGCTCAAGGCCCATCGTTCTGTTGCCGATGAGCAGAAAGCATCCGGCTGTCTTGCCGTTAAAAGTGTTTTTTCCGCTCTGAAGACGAACCGATTCGCAGCATCTCCCGATACTTGGTCACGGTGCGCTGCGCAATGTTGATGTTATGTGCTGAGAGCAACTCGGCCAGGCGCTGATCGCTATAAGGCTTGCGCTGATCTTCGGCATCCACGATCTCCTTGATCTTGTTCTTGACGCTTTCCGAAGCTATGAAATCGCCTTCATTGGTAGATATGCCGCTGTTAAAGAAGTATTTAAGTTCATACAGTCCCTGTGGCGTCTGCATGTACTTATTGGTGGTGACGCGGCTGATGGTCGACTCGTGCATGCCGATATCCTCGGCAATATCCCGCAACACCAGGGGCTTCAAATATTCGATCCCACGGTCCAGAAAATCCCGCTGGAATTTCACGAGGCTCTTGGCCACCTTGTAGACCGTCCGTTGCCGCTGCTGGATGCTCTTGATAAGCCACATGGCGGAACGCATCTTGTCGTTTATGTATTCTTCAGCCTTGGGATCAGCCTGCGCGCCTGTTTTGCCTTCGCCGGCATAGAGCGGGTTGATCCTCAAATTGGGCATGCCCTCGTCATTGAGCACCACCACATACTCTTCACCGATCTTATAGACGAAAATGTCCGCAGATATGTACTGGACGTCATCCTGGCCAAACATCCGCCCCGGGTTCGGGTCCAGATTGGCGATGATCCGTGTTGCCGTCAGAATGTCGTTGACATCGACTCCCAGAGCCCTGGCCGCCTGTTTGTATTTGCGTGACTCAAGGTCTTTCAGATGATCGGTCAGCACAGCTTCAACCAAACTCCCACCCATGCCGAGCGCCTTGACCTGAATCAGGAGACACTCGCGCAGATCCCGTGCCGCAACACCTGACGGATCAAACTCCTGAATACGCTTGAGCACCGCCTCAACGAAAGGCTCTTCCACCTGGCAGGCAAACGCAACATCTGCAAGAGAAGCCCGGAAGTAACCGTCATCATCAACGTTACCGATTATTTCCGTACCGACTTTCATCTCGTCATCGGTAAGTTTGGTAAGGCTCAACTGCCACATGAGATGGTCAACAAGCGTACTCTTCTTGGTCAGAAGATTTTCAAAAGAAGGTCGCTCTTCGTCATCATAATACTGTTCACCGGCCGTATAGTTGTAACCGTCAAGATAGGATTCCCAGTCCATCTCGCGCGTTTCTTCGCCAGCCGTGACCTCCTGGAATTCCGTAGCAGGAACTTCAGGCTCAACTTCCTTTTCACTCAACTCGAGCTGTTCCGTCTCCTTGATCTCTTCAAGTTCCGGCACCTCATCGAGTAACGGATTCTCTTCAAGCTCCTGTCGCACCACGTCCTGGAGTTCCAACCGTGAAAGTTGAAGGAGCTTGATAGCCTGCTGCAACTGGGGGGTCATCACCAGTTGCTGGCTCAGCTTCATCTGTTGGCGCATTTCAATTGCCATAAGCAGTTACACCTTTGCAACACAATTAATTATAAAGTGCCACGGTTAATGTTCAATGTTCGGGTTGTAGAAGAAATGCCGTCCGTCAAAGCATCCCGAATTACAGCCGGAATTTCTCGCCCAGATAAATCTCCCGCGCCTTCCTGCTCTCCGCTATCTGCACAGGATCACCGAATTCGAGGACTTCTCCTGCATTGAGGATATATGCTTTGTCACATACGCCCAGGGTTTCCCGCACATTGTGGTCGGAAATGAGCACGCCGAGCCCCTTGTTCTTCAAGTCTGTGATAATACCCTGGATATCGATCACCGCTAAAGGGTCAATTCCGGCAAACGGCTCGTCGAGCAGGATGAAAGCAGGATCAGTCGCAAGCGCCCTGGCAATTTCGACCCTGCGGCGTTCACCGCCGGAAAGGGCAAAACCCTTGCTCCGGGCAATATGGGTTATCCTGAACTCGGCTAGAAGCTCTTCCACCCGCTCCCGACAACGGCTTCTCGACAATTTCATGGTTTCGAGGACTGCCATCAGGTTTTCCTCAACCGTTAATTTACGAAAAACCGAAGGCTCCTGGGGAAGATAGCTTATCCCCTTCCGCGCCCGCAGATACATGGGGAGGTCGGTAATGGCATCCCCATCCAGATAAACAGCGCCGCTATCCGGGCGGCAGAGTCCGACCACCATGTAAAAAGTAGTCGTCTTTCCCGCCCCGTTCGGCCCCAAGAGGCCGATCACTTCACCGGACGAAACTTTGAGGTCAACGCTGTTGACAACCATCCGCCGGTTGAAACTCTTCTTCAGCTCTCTTGTATAAAGGGTTCTTTCAGGGTTTAGCGCTGCCATCTTTTCCCTTGTCCATGGGATGTATGACCGCCTCAACCCGCGCGTCCCCCCCACCGGTGACAACACTCTTCTGCTCATCCACGAAGTAGGTAATCACCTTGCCTGAAACAACGTCATCCCCCTGGTATACCTTGGGAGATGTATCGAGAACTATCTTCCCCGCTTTATTCTCATAGAGGGCGTGGCCTGCCAAGGCCTGACGGTTTCCCTGCACGACCCGCACATTGCCGAAAGCCTCAACTTTTTCAACATCTTTATCTTTTTCCGAATAGTTGATAACCAGCTTATCGGAGTAGATGGTCATATCTCCCTGCCGTGCCGAAACCTTCCCGACAAACGTGGCAGTTCTGTTATTGTTATCGGTAAAAAGCTCGTTTGATTTAATTTTAATCGGTTGAGCATTTCGATCCCCGCCGGATTTTCCTGCGGCAAGCACCACACCGGCAAGCGTCAGGCTGAGAACGATGGCAAGAATACATTTTTTTATCACTTGTTGATTCCTGTCCTCACGCTTGCAGTAACGTCCTTCATTATCTTCAGGTTCTTCGTTACCGTCATCAGCTCCATACCGACGCCGTCCAGGTCCAATTGTCCATCGCTGAATCTTACCCTGCCTGCAGTCTTGATCATGGAACGGTTTGCCATATAAATCGCGATTTCAGTGGTAAATCGCATCCCGGATACGCTTTTTGCCTCAACGTTGCCCACAAGCTTCACATCTTTTGATTTGCTGTCATAATCAGCCCGGTCGGCTGTCAGGGTAATATCCCCCATTTTACCGCCGGCAGCAACAAGCAGACGGACACCGGTCAGGTGAATAATCTCGCTCTTCCTATCGAATACGGCCTGATCGGCAAGAAGATCCCACTTTTTCACCCCGGCCTTCGTTTCTGTGTAGTGAATTTTCTGCAGGGCCACATCAACATTCCCGGGAAGCCGACTAAGTGTCTCGGCCGGGGTCTTGCCCTGCTGAACTTTCAACGTTATTGCAACGACTACCGAAATAGCGGACAAAATAATGACTAACGCCAGGAATCGCCTGATATTATTGAGTTTCAGCATAATTTTAAGGGGAGTATAGCATCATAAAAAAGGGCTGTAAAGCGCTTTCTGGCGGGCAATTTAAATTTTGGCATGGAGATTGAAGAAGGGAGGACATCATCTGTAAACATGATCGGCCGATAAACAAAAACAGATGACTGATTTAAGAGAATATCCCTACGAATAATACCGAGCGGTAACCGTTTCCCAGGCTCCCTGTTCCTTGAGCAGCAGATCGCACACTTCCCGCACGGCGCCCCAGCCGCCACGATTTCTGGTCACAAAGTGGACGTGGGGTAACACATCCGGTACGGCATCGGCCGGAGCCGCGGCAAACCCCACCCGGCGCATGATAGGGATATCGATAATATCATCGCCGACAAAGGCGACCTGGGAATCGTCAAGCCCGGTCTCTGCCAAAATCTTCGTGTACGGCGTCAGTTTATCCAGACATTTCTGGTAAAGACAGGCAATCCCCAATTCAGCGGCCCGATTGACCACCACCTGGGACCCCCGGCCGGAAATAATCCCAACCTCAATCCCTGCCCGCTGCACCATTTTAATGCCGTGACCGTCCTTGACGTTGAAAAACTTGCTCTCCACGCCGTTTGAGTCGAAGATGATACGGCCGTCGGTCATGACCCCATCCACATCGAGGATAAGCAGTTTTATGTTGCTAAGTCGTTCTTTCACGCGTTCCCCTTCACCATTCACCAACCGACCATCGACCATCGACCATCGACCATCGACCATCGACCATCGACCATCGACCATCGACCGTCTCTAAGCTATCCCCGCCTTCAACAGGTCGTGAAGATGGATTATCCCCACCGGCCTGAAACTGCTGTCATTCTCGAAGACGAACAGCGAGGTAATGGAAAACTGCTCCATTTGCTGTAGCGCCTTGGCAGCCAACTCTGAGCGGTTAATCCGCTTCGGTTTCATCGACATGAGGTCAGAAGCGGGAAGGTTGATGATATCCATGCCCTTCTCCAGCGCCCGGCGAAGATCTCCGTCGGTAATGACCCCGAGGAGGGCGCCGTCCGCGCCGGTAACCCCGGTTATCCCCAACCCCTTGGAAGTAATGACGAACAACGCCTCGCGCATCAGCGTGCCGGCACTCACCAACGGTATCGCCTCCCCGCCGTGCATCATGTCCTCGACCGTGAGAATAAGTTTTTTTCCCAAGGCCCCGCCAGGGTGGAAAAGGGCAAAGTCCTCCGCATTGAAACCGCGCTCCAGGAGAAGCGCTACGGAAAGGGCATCCCCCATGGCCAAGGTGGCCGTGGTCGAAGCGGTCGGGGCCAATCCCAACGGACACGCCTCTTCTTTCACGGAAATATCGAGGAATACGTCGCCGGCCTTTGCCAGGTTGGAAGACGGATTGCCGGTCATGGCAACCAGGCTCGCCCCGAGGCGTTTGATGATCGGCAGGATGCGGACCACCTCTTCGGTTTCGCCGCTGTTTGAGATGGCGATCACCACATCACCCTTCATGATCATGCCAAGGTCACCGTGGATACCCTCCGCAGGATGGAGGAAAAATGCCGGCGTACCGGTAGATGCCATGGTGGACGCAATTTTCTGGCCGATCAACCCTGACTTCCCCATTCCTGTAACAACCACCCGGCCGCGGGAAGCAAGGATCAGGCGCACCGCCTTTTCGAACTCGCCGTTGATGGCATCAGCGAGGGAAAGGAGCGCCTCCGCCTCGATACGTATTACCTTTTTCGCTTCTTCAAGAATCACAAATACTCCGTGACCGGGGATCGGGGATCGGTAAAATCCAGTTCCCAGTTCCCAGTTCCCAGTTCCCAGTTCCCAGTTCCCAGTTCCCAGTTCCCAGTTCCCAGTTCCCAGTTCCCAGTTCCCAGTTCCCAGTTCCCAGTTCCCAGTTCCCAGTTCCCAGTTCCCAGTTCCCAGGTTATAACGTAGAACTTAGAACATAGAACCCAGAACAGTCTATTTCACTATGGCATCAATAGCCTTCAGTTTCTTCAACAGCGCGGGCAGATCTTCAAGCTTCACCGAGTTCGGACCGTCGCAGAGGGCCTTTTCCGGGTCGTCGTGGACTTCCATGAAGATTCCGTCGATCCCGGTTGCAACCGCAGCCCGGCCGAGGTATTCGACGAACTCGCGCTGCCCGCCGGAGGAGCCGCCGAGGCCGCCGGGAAGCTGAACGCTGTGGGTCGCGTCAAAGACCACCGGATAGCCGATTTTCCGCAAAATTGGGAAGCTGCGCATATCGGACACCAGGTTGTTATATCCGAACGACACCCCCCGTTCCGTCAGGATTATATTGTCGTTACCGGTTGAAACGGCCTTGCCTGCCACATTTTCCATGTCCCAGGGAGCGAGAAACTGTCCCTTCTTGATATTCACCACCTTGCCGCTTCGCGCAGCAGCCACAACCAGATCGGTCTGCCGGCAGAGAAAAGCCGGTATCTGTACAACATCGAGCACCTCGGCTGCCGGCTCCACCTGCTCTATGGAATGGATGTCGGACAGCACCGGCACACCGAGAGCTTCTTTCACCTTTTTGAGGATCTTGAGCCCATCCTTCATTCCCGGCCCGCGAAACGAATTGACCGAGGTACGGTTAGCCTTGTCGTAGGAAGCCTTGAATATGAGGGGAATCGAAACCCCGTTGCAGATGGTCATGAGCCGCTCAGCGCAGCGCATGGTTGCCACCTCATTTTCAATCACGCACGGCCCGGCAATGAGTACCAGCGGCCGGTCGCCGCCTATCTTGACATTGCCGACGCTTATTTCTTTTACCATGTTTATTTCCTTTAAAAGCTGGGATCAGGGATCGGGGATTGGGGATCAGGAAAAGCGTTTTAAAACGGTTCCCAGTTCCCAGTTCCCAGTTCCCAGTTCCCAGTTCCCAGTTCCCAGTTCCCAGTTCCCAGTTCACGCCTTTATATTATGCAGCGCCGCAGCAATGAAGGCCCTGAAGAGTGGGTGCGGATTGAGCGGCTTGGATTTAAACTCCGGGTGGAACTGGCAACCGACGAACCACGGGTGATCGGGTATCTCCACAATCTCCACCAGATCCCCCTCCTTGTAAATACCGGAAAGAATCAGTCCGTTTGAGACAAGGAGGTCACGGTAATCATTGTTGAATTCGTAGCGATGGCGGTGGCGCTCGGATATATCAAGAGTCCCGTAAGCCTTTTGGGCGAACGATCCCTTGGCAAGGGTGCAGGGATAAGCGCCGAGGCGCATGGTGCCGCCTTTGCGGCTGACGCCTTTCTGTTCCTCCATAAGATGGATGATCGGGTTCGCGCAATCCTGCTTGAATTCGCTTGAAAAGGCATCATCCAAGTGGCAGACGTTCCGGGCGTATTCCACGACCGCCATCTGCATTCCCAGACAGATGCCGAAAAAGGGGATTTTCCTGGTTCGGGCATACTCTATCGCCTTTATCTTCCCCTCAGTACCCCGTTCGCCAAAGCCACCCGGCACAAGGATGCCGTCAACCCCGTCCAACAAGCCATCAATCCCTTCCTGTTCGATTTTTTCCGAATCCAGGTAGCTCAGATGGACCCGGCAATCGTTGGCAATGCCACCGTGGGTAAGAGCCTCTGCCAATGATTTATACGACTCGGTCAGGTTTACGTATTTACCGACGATGGCGATACGCACCTTGCCGTGACCGGGGTGCATCAGTTTATCGACCACTTGCTGCCAGGGGGTCAAATCCGGTGCCTTGGCCCAGATGTTGAGTTTCTCCACCACCTGTTCGTCAAGTCCCTCCTTATGCAGCGCCAGAGGCACCGCATAAATGTGTTCGGCGTCCATGGAGGTAATTACCGCCTTTTCCTCCACATTGCAGAACAGTGCGATCTTTGCCTTCATCTCCCGGGGGAGATCCTGCTCACAACGGCAGAGAAGGATATCCGGCTGAATGCCGATCTCCCGCAATTCTTTCACCGAATGCTGGGTCGGCTTGGTTTTCAGTTCGTCGGCAGTCTTGATGAAAGGAACGAGGGTAACATGCAGGTAGAGGACGTTACCGGCGCCACGGTCGGCCTTGAACTGGCGTATCGCTTCGAGAAAAGGTAGCGACTCAATGTCACCCACGGTCCCGCCTATCTCGATAATAGCGATGTCCGATCCTTTGGCGTTATCGAGTATCTTGGATTTTATCTCGTCGGTAATATGGGGGATTACCTGCACGGTGCCCCCCAGATAATCGCCGCGACGCTCCTTCTCGATCACGGAAAAATATACCTGGCCGGTGGTAAAGTTGCTCTTTTTCGAAAGGCGTGCCGAGGTGTACCGCTCGTAATGGCCCAGATCCAGGTCGGTTTCGGCGCCGTCATCGGTAACAAACACTTCACCATGCTGAAACGGCGACATGGTGCCGGGATCGACGTTGATGTAAGGATCCAGTTTCTGATGGGTAACCCGCAGACCGCGGGCCTCCAAAAGCGCTCCCAAAGAAGCGGCGGCGAGTCCCTTGCCAATGGAGGAAACAACGCCGCCGGTAACAAAAATAAATTTGGTCTTCATGTAAAAACTCCTTACCTTAAGTAGTAACTAGTGAGTCGTGAAGTGTAAAAATCGGACTACCCACCACTTACTCTTCACTGCTCACTACTTTTTAAGTCTCTCCAACACCTTCTCCAGGTCGCCGGGAGTATCGACCCCTATGGATTCATAATCGGTCTCCACGACCTTGATTCTATAACCGTTTTCCAGAACCCGGAGCTGCTCCAGCTTTTCCGCCATTTCCAGGTAAGTGGGTGACATCTGGGCGAATTGGAGGAGGAAGTCGCGACGGTAAACATACAGTCCCACGTGCTTGTAGCAGAGCAGTTTACGCGAGGCAAACGCCTCGTCCTTCAGATCATTCCACTTGTCGCGGAAATTGGGTAGCGGTGAACGGGAAAAATAAAGGGCATACCCTTCCCAGTCGGTAACCACCTTGACCACATTGGGGCTGAGAAAATCGTGCAAGGTCTTGATGCGTGTTTTGAGGGTCCCCATCATGACAGAAGAATCCTCGGCGAGCGGTTTGATCGCCTCATCGATCATGGCAGGCTCAATGAGGGGCTCGTCGCCCTGAACATTGACGATGATGTCGGAATCGAGACGCGCCGCCACTTCGGCCAGCCTGTCCGTCCCGGTTTCATGCACCCTTGAGGTCATCTCGGCCCTGCCGCCGAATGCATGGACAGCTGCGGCAATCCGCTCGTCGTCAGTGGCCACGATTACTTCGGAAACCAGCGAGGCTTTGGCGGTCCGCTCGTAGACATGTTGCACCATGGGCTTGCCCATGATGTCGGCAAGGGCTTTCCCTTCAAAACGGGTGGATGCATATCTTGCGGGAATAATTGCTGTTATTTTCATAGGATCAAGGGACCGTGAAAAAAGATAAAAATAGATATGTCCCTTCTCTCGTAAGGCGGGACAAAGTAAGTTACATCAAAAGAAAGGTTTGTGTCAAGGAGGGAAATTACACCATGTCTGTCAGGCTGTTGGTCCAGTTAATCGTCTCCATCTGCGCTCTGAGGAGGTGGTCAAGATGGATATCGGTCTGTTTCAACAGCAGATCGGCGCCGGCAAAATCTGCCTGCTCCAGCTTTTCCGTCAATTGCAGAATCATACCGAGCGGTCCTTCCCTGGTGAGGAGCGCCTGACGTATGTCATCGGCAAGATTAAGTTGCCTGACCATCTCCTCCATGGACACTTCGAACAATGAATCGACAAGTGAAAGAATGCCGGTCATGAAAGCGCGGTCGGAAAAGTCCGGGTCAACAATAAGGGTCGGCTGTTTTTTAACCAGCAATTCCATAAGCTTACCCCGTGTTGCCGCAATCACCAGAAGCGGGCTGAAAACACCATGAACACTCTTGCTGGCAAAAAGCGCCAGCATGATCCATCGCTTCAATTGTTGCAATCCCAGCACCATTAAGGCATGGCGCAATGTTTTGATCCGCTCCCTCAACCCTAT
This genomic window contains:
- a CDS encoding CTP synthase, with translation MKTKFIFVTGGVVSSIGKGLAAASLGALLEARGLRVTHQKLDPYINVDPGTMSPFQHGEVFVTDDGAETDLDLGHYERYTSARLSKKSNFTTGQVYFSVIEKERRGDYLGGTVQVIPHITDEIKSKILDNAKGSDIAIIEIGGTVGDIESLPFLEAIRQFKADRGAGNVLYLHVTLVPFIKTADELKTKPTQHSVKELREIGIQPDILLCRCEQDLPREMKAKIALFCNVEEKAVITSMDAEHIYAVPLALHKEGLDEQVVEKLNIWAKAPDLTPWQQVVDKLMHPGHGKVRIAIVGKYVNLTESYKSLAEALTHGGIANDCRVHLSYLDSEKIEQEGIDGLLDGVDGILVPGGFGERGTEGKIKAIEYARTRKIPFFGICLGMQMAVVEYARNVCHLDDAFSSEFKQDCANPIIHLMEEQKGVSRKGGTMRLGAYPCTLAKGSFAQKAYGTLDISERHRHRYEFNNDYRDLLVSNGLILSGIYKEGDLVEIVEIPDHPWFVGCQFHPEFKSKPLNPHPLFRAFIAAALHNIKA
- the kdsB gene encoding 3-deoxy-manno-octulosonate cytidylyltransferase, whose protein sequence is MKITAIIPARYASTRFEGKALADIMGKPMVQHVYERTAKASLVSEVIVATDDERIAAAVHAFGGRAEMTSRVHETGTDRLAEVAARLDSDIIVNVQGDEPLIEPAMIDEAIKPLAEDSSVMMGTLKTRIKTLHDFLSPNVVKVVTDWEGYALYFSRSPLPNFRDKWNDLKDEAFASRKLLCYKHVGLYVYRRDFLLQFAQMSPTYLEMAEKLEQLRVLENGYRIKVVETDYESIGVDTPGDLEKVLERLKK